The DNA window CAATGCTGCTGCGGATGAGTGCGGCCTCTATTTCCTGTTCCGGAGTTTGGAAAACGCTTCCTTTCAGCGAGTCGAGTTCCTGTTTAAACGAGCGCATTCTGCTCCAGTTTTTCCAGGCGGACTCCACATGTGGATGGATAATGCTGGCCATGGACAGTTCACGTTCATTGAATTCGGCCTCCCTCAGAAAGACACAGCTTAATAAGTTGGTATCATTTCGGTAGGCCAGCCAAAGATGGTTCTGCCCCTGCACTTTGTCATAAAACTCATTATAGAGAGCCGTCTTCTTGAATGATTCCAGATTCTTTTCCTGTTGAACGGCTTCCAGATGGCTGGGTTGCCCGCTGAGCATGCGTGATACATAGGGATGCTCATGCATATGCTGATTGAAAACGTCAAGCCAATGACCGTTTATCGTTGGATTTTCCAGTTCGGAAAGGGCGAACGGTGTCAGGGTATACAGTTCGGTTGAGTGGTGAACGCAGGCGAAAATACCATCCAGTGTGGCTTGGCAATGGGGGAGGAACGACTGCTCCGGCTCGAACTGATGAAGCAGTTCGCAGGTCAGCAGAATGTGCTGTAAATCCGCGTGAGACAGATTTCTGAAACTATTTGAATTAACCAACGCCTTCTCCTGCATTTTAAACCAACGAGTAAATTTTACCGGTGAACAGTGGTTGTCATTGAGTTTCTTTCTTCGGACAGAAATATGAATAGAACGTATGCGTCTTTTGGGCAAACAAAATAAGAGTAAAGTGGTAATGTATTACCTCTAAAGAGGTATATACGTCCGCAACTGCAGCCTGATAGCCTTCATTTACGGAATAAACATGGAATTTCCCGGTTTCTTTGATTTCGCCGAAAAAAGTGGATTTGCAGATAGGATTCTTTTTTCCGGTGCCGTTCATGTACATGAAATGCGTAAAAGCGGATCGGAATAGGGAATAAATACCTTGGGGTCCATGGACGGAACGTCGTTAAAGGCAGAGAGATCACCGATTGGAAAGTTGAATGAGGGAATGAAGAGGTCGGGCAGGATCGCCGAGCTCGCCGTCCCGTATGAAAAGGAGGAAAAAGATGAAAAAGAAAAGTTATCTGTGGATTATGATTGCGGCGTCGGCCGGTTTGGTTACGTCGATCAGGGCTGGTGAGAGAGCTCTCTCTTCTGCGGAAAAAATCAGTCGGAATTGGGCCGATCAGGACACCGTTGCCAAGCTGAATATGGTGATTGAAACCATACCTACGAATAATCTGGGAGGGGTTACTAATGAAATTACTGAAATTCAGAGACTGGTCACCCAAACCCGGTTGGATCTCGAAGAGGCACGGTCGTATGAAAATTCAGTGACCAAAGTGAAGGTCGGCTATGTCTCCTTTGCGCCGTATACCATCAAAGACGATCCCGCGAATCCGGGCGAGTTATTGCTTGATGAATCGAGTACGGACGGGTCCGCCTTTGTTGAGGTGGCCTTTGCTGATCGGTATGCCTGGCGGTCTTCATTTCCTGATGATGAATCTGAAAAGTGGCGTATCAATCCATGGGTGGGGCTGAATCCATTTAGCAGGCACCACCGCCCGTGGGACTGGGAGGCGAAGCTGGGTTTTGTGCTGGGCAACAGCAGCGGGGATGGGGAAGCGAACGGGAGCACGATCGCAGCCGGCGGGGATATGTATGCCGAAGTGGCTGCCGGAAATCCCGTCTATTTCAATCGGCAGAGCAATGCCGTCCAGGTGAGTGTAGGACCGGAAGTGGTGGCCACATTGGTTACGCAGAAAA is part of the Pontiella agarivorans genome and encodes:
- a CDS encoding helix-turn-helix transcriptional regulator, yielding MVNSNSFRNLSHADLQHILLTCELLHQFEPEQSFLPHCQATLDGIFACVHHSTELYTLTPFALSELENPTINGHWLDVFNQHMHEHPYVSRMLSGQPSHLEAVQQEKNLESFKKTALYNEFYDKVQGQNHLWLAYRNDTNLLSCVFLREAEFNERELSMASIIHPHVESAWKNWSRMRSFKQELDSLKGSVFQTPEQEIEAALIRSSIESLTARQREVVEQVASGKDNQQIADELKISVLTVKKHLQAIFLSLEVRHRTQLAAKWHQAHSISIY